From Micromonospora rhizosphaerae, the proteins below share one genomic window:
- a CDS encoding cation acetate symporter codes for MGNGLVVPAIVAVTLVTVGIGFYGLRLARTTSDFLVASRAISPTWNAAAIGGEYLSAASFLGVAGLILKYGVDVLWYPVGFAAGYLALLLFVAAPLRRSGAFTLPDFCEVRLGSRRLRTLATVFVIFIGWLYLVPQLQGAGLTLATVAGSPYPVGALLVAVVVTANVALGGMRAITFVQAFQYWLKLTALAVPAIFLALHWQADARPAVTPPDGPAFRTATTVVVEHPATLTFADGDTREVRTGDRLEFAAGDPVPQVSGVATGAADWLLPDTAGDDDRGLFATYSLILATFLGTMGLPHVLVRFYTNPDGAAARRTTLVVLALVGLFYLLPTIYGVLGRIYTPQLLVTGHTDAVVVLLPSAALGDGLVGRLLAALVAAGAFAAFLSTSSGLLTSVAGVISTDVLGRGSVRGFRLATVIAGAVPAVLALNVSGLDVSQVVGLAFAVAASSFCPLLVLGIWWRGLTDLGAAAGVLVGGGAAIAAVLVTVIGPPLSGWPSTLTAQPAAWTVPLAFTVMVAVSMATRRRLPADVGATMLRLHAPETLRL; via the coding sequence ATGGGCAACGGATTGGTGGTCCCGGCGATCGTGGCGGTCACCCTGGTCACCGTCGGGATCGGCTTCTACGGGCTGCGGCTGGCCCGGACCACCTCCGACTTCCTGGTCGCCTCCCGGGCGATCAGCCCGACCTGGAACGCCGCCGCGATCGGCGGGGAGTACCTGTCCGCGGCCAGCTTCCTGGGCGTGGCCGGCCTGATCCTCAAGTACGGCGTGGACGTGCTCTGGTACCCGGTCGGCTTCGCCGCCGGCTACCTGGCGCTGCTGCTCTTCGTGGCCGCGCCGCTGCGCCGGTCGGGCGCGTTCACCCTGCCCGACTTCTGCGAGGTGCGGCTCGGCTCCCGCCGGCTGCGCACCCTGGCCACGGTCTTCGTGATCTTCATCGGCTGGCTCTACCTGGTGCCGCAGCTCCAGGGCGCCGGGCTGACCCTGGCCACGGTGGCCGGCTCGCCGTACCCGGTGGGGGCGCTGCTGGTCGCGGTGGTGGTCACCGCCAACGTGGCGCTGGGCGGGATGCGGGCGATCACCTTCGTCCAGGCGTTCCAGTACTGGCTCAAGCTCACCGCGCTGGCCGTACCCGCGATCTTCCTGGCGCTGCACTGGCAGGCCGACGCCCGCCCGGCGGTGACCCCGCCCGACGGGCCGGCGTTCCGGACCGCCACCACCGTCGTGGTCGAGCACCCCGCGACCCTCACCTTCGCCGACGGCGACACCCGGGAGGTACGCACCGGCGACCGGCTGGAGTTCGCCGCCGGTGACCCGGTGCCGCAGGTCTCCGGGGTGGCCACGGGCGCGGCCGACTGGCTGCTGCCGGACACCGCCGGGGACGACGACCGGGGGCTCTTCGCGACGTACTCCCTGATCCTGGCCACCTTCCTCGGCACCATGGGGTTGCCGCACGTGCTGGTGCGCTTCTACACGAACCCGGACGGCGCCGCCGCCCGCCGCACCACCCTGGTGGTGCTCGCCCTGGTCGGCCTCTTCTACCTGCTCCCCACGATCTACGGGGTGCTGGGCCGGATCTACACGCCGCAACTTCTGGTCACCGGCCACACCGACGCGGTGGTGGTGCTGCTGCCCAGCGCGGCGCTCGGCGACGGGCTGGTTGGCCGGTTGCTCGCCGCGCTCGTCGCCGCCGGGGCGTTCGCGGCGTTCCTCTCCACCTCGTCCGGGCTGCTCACCAGCGTCGCCGGGGTGATCTCCACCGACGTGCTCGGCCGCGGCTCGGTACGCGGCTTCCGGCTGGCCACGGTGATCGCCGGCGCGGTTCCCGCGGTGCTCGCGCTGAACGTCTCCGGACTGGACGTCTCCCAGGTGGTCGGGCTGGCCTTCGCGGTGGCCGCGTCGAGCTTCTGCCCGCTGCTGGTGCTCGGCATCTGGTGGCGCGGGCTGACCGACCTGGGCGCGGCGGCCGGGGTGCTGGTCGGCGGCGGCGCGGCGATCGCTGCCGTGCTGGTGACCGTGATCGGCCCGCCGCTGTCCGGCTGGCCGTCCACGCTGACCGCGCAGCCGGCCGCGTGGACCGTGCCGCTGGCCTTCACGGTGATGGTCGCGGTGTCGATGGCCACCCGCCGCCGACTCCCCGCCGACGTCGGTGCCACCATGCTCCGGCTGCACGCCCCGGAAACGCTGCGGCTCTGA
- a CDS encoding NAD-dependent epimerase/dehydratase family protein — protein sequence MKVTPRFGPGHRILVTGGAGFVPSHLVDRLIDRGCTVVVLDNFVTGSKDNIAHLLEKPTFTLVEADISEGLPTHHPAMAERFDAILHMASPASPTDFEKLPVEILRVGSVATLHLLERATADGARFLMASTSEAYGDPKEHPQRETYWGNVNPIGVRSVYDEAKRFSEAATMAYHRSRGTDTAIVRIFNTYGPRMRPDDGRAIPTFISQALRGEPITVHGTGNQTRSICYVDDLVRGILLLLDSTETGPINCGTEHEMSMRQLAELIVSLSGSKSEVSYVTRGADDPEMRRPDLTLARGLLGYEPTVAPEDGLRRTIEYFRERLGY from the coding sequence ATGAAGGTAACTCCTCGCTTCGGACCCGGACACCGAATCCTCGTCACCGGCGGCGCCGGCTTCGTGCCCTCGCACCTGGTCGACCGGCTCATCGACCGTGGCTGCACGGTCGTGGTGCTGGACAACTTCGTCACGGGTTCGAAGGACAACATCGCCCACCTGCTGGAGAAGCCGACCTTCACGCTGGTCGAGGCGGACATCTCCGAGGGGCTGCCGACCCACCACCCGGCCATGGCCGAGCGGTTCGACGCCATCCTGCACATGGCCTCCCCGGCCAGCCCCACCGACTTCGAGAAGCTGCCGGTGGAGATCCTGCGGGTCGGCTCGGTGGCCACCCTGCACCTGCTCGAGCGCGCGACCGCCGACGGCGCCCGGTTCCTGATGGCCTCCACCTCCGAGGCGTACGGGGACCCGAAGGAGCACCCGCAGCGCGAGACGTACTGGGGCAACGTCAACCCGATCGGCGTGCGCAGCGTCTACGACGAGGCGAAGCGCTTCTCCGAGGCGGCCACCATGGCGTACCACCGCAGCCGCGGCACGGACACCGCCATCGTCCGGATCTTCAACACGTACGGCCCCCGGATGCGGCCGGACGACGGCCGGGCCATCCCCACCTTCATCTCGCAGGCGCTGCGCGGCGAGCCGATCACCGTGCACGGCACCGGCAACCAGACCCGCTCGATCTGCTACGTGGACGACCTGGTGCGCGGCATCCTGCTGCTGCTCGACTCCACCGAGACGGGCCCGATCAACTGCGGCACCGAGCACGAGATGTCCATGCGGCAACTCGCCGAGCTGATCGTGTCACTCTCCGGAAGCAAGTCCGAGGTGAGCTACGTCACCCGTGGCGCGGACGACCCCGAGATGCGTCGCCCTGACCTCACCCTCGCCCGCGGACTGCTGGGATACGAGCCGACCGTGGCGCCCGAAGACGGCCTGCGACGCACGATCGAGTACTTCCGCGAGCGGCTAGGGTACTGA
- a CDS encoding ABC transporter permease, with protein MAVAVSAPAGSTRRVSARHFVRLKLRVLGNNFRGQGWRIALFVVGVVVGLWFASGGFLVLAAPGFAGEPRYALLTAAFGGGLLVLGWLLLPLVFFGVDETLDPARFALLPLPRRTLVTGLYAAALVSVPVLATLVAVSGLVVTAGALGGWPAALVAVVGVVAGLLLCVATSRAVTSAFATILRSRRVRDLAAVLLAAVAALLGPLQIMVMAAARQADWDRLTGVARVVGWTPFGAPWTVGIDVAEGRASAAPVKLLITALTIGVLLLWWSRSLESAMVGAVSAGPARGGRGTVGGAVVQLFPRMVGWIPRDRFGALVARECRYWWRDARRRANLITIAVVGIFVPVMVNLGGSRLAVDGGQAFGDAGANSSPVLVSLSMLFVGVLASMTLANQFGFDGSAYAANLVAGVPGRVELRARMTAFSIYVVPLLGAVAVILATLLGHPGWLGVMAGALFAAYGSGLAINAFGSVLGAYALPETSNPFAMNTGTGVAKSFLALLSMVASAAAAVPMVVAAALLGDLWLWLALPIGLAYGLGAALLGSYLAGDVLDRRQPELLAAVTPRR; from the coding sequence GTGGCTGTCGCGGTGAGCGCTCCCGCCGGGTCGACCCGGCGGGTCTCCGCCCGGCATTTTGTCCGCCTGAAGCTGCGGGTGCTGGGCAACAACTTCCGCGGCCAGGGCTGGCGGATCGCGCTCTTCGTGGTCGGCGTGGTGGTCGGGCTCTGGTTCGCCTCCGGCGGCTTCCTGGTGCTGGCCGCGCCCGGCTTCGCCGGCGAGCCCCGGTACGCCCTGCTGACCGCCGCCTTCGGCGGTGGCCTGCTGGTGCTGGGCTGGCTGCTGCTGCCGCTGGTCTTCTTCGGGGTGGACGAGACCCTCGACCCGGCCCGGTTCGCGCTGCTCCCGCTGCCGCGCCGCACCCTGGTCACCGGTCTGTACGCGGCCGCACTGGTCAGCGTGCCCGTGCTGGCCACGCTGGTGGCCGTGTCCGGGCTGGTGGTGACCGCCGGCGCGCTGGGCGGCTGGCCGGCCGCCCTGGTCGCGGTCGTCGGGGTGGTCGCCGGGCTGCTGCTCTGCGTGGCGACAAGCCGGGCCGTCACCAGCGCCTTCGCCACCATCCTGCGCTCCCGGCGGGTACGCGACCTCGCCGCCGTGCTGTTGGCGGCGGTCGCCGCCCTGCTCGGGCCGCTGCAGATCATGGTGATGGCGGCGGCGCGGCAGGCCGACTGGGACCGGCTGACCGGGGTGGCCCGGGTGGTGGGCTGGACCCCGTTCGGCGCGCCGTGGACCGTCGGCATCGACGTGGCCGAGGGGCGGGCCTCGGCAGCCCCCGTCAAGCTGCTGATCACCGCGCTGACGATCGGCGTGCTGCTGCTCTGGTGGTCGAGGTCGCTGGAGTCTGCGATGGTCGGGGCGGTCAGCGCCGGGCCGGCCCGGGGTGGGCGGGGCACGGTGGGCGGGGCGGTCGTCCAACTCTTCCCCCGCATGGTCGGCTGGATCCCTCGGGACCGGTTCGGCGCGCTGGTGGCGCGCGAGTGCCGCTACTGGTGGCGGGACGCCCGGCGCCGGGCCAACCTGATCACCATCGCGGTGGTCGGCATCTTCGTGCCGGTGATGGTCAACCTGGGCGGCTCCCGGCTCGCCGTCGACGGCGGGCAGGCGTTCGGCGACGCCGGGGCGAACTCCTCGCCGGTGCTGGTCAGCCTCTCGATGCTCTTCGTCGGGGTGCTCGCCTCGATGACCCTGGCCAACCAGTTCGGCTTCGACGGCAGCGCGTACGCGGCCAACCTGGTCGCCGGCGTGCCCGGGCGGGTGGAGCTGCGGGCCCGGATGACCGCGTTCTCGATCTACGTGGTGCCGCTGCTGGGCGCGGTCGCGGTCATCCTTGCCACGCTGCTGGGGCACCCCGGCTGGCTGGGCGTGATGGCCGGCGCGCTGTTCGCCGCGTACGGCAGCGGGCTGGCGATCAACGCCTTCGGCTCGGTGCTCGGCGCGTACGCGCTGCCGGAGACGAGCAACCCGTTCGCGATGAACACCGGCACCGGGGTGGCCAAGAGTTTCCTCGCCCTGCTGTCCATGGTCGCCTCGGCGGCCGCGGCGGTGCCGATGGTGGTGGCCGCGGCGCTGCTCGGCGACCTCTGGCTCTGGCTGGCCCTCCCGATCGGCCTGGCGTACGGGCTCGGCGCGGCGCTGCTCGGCTCGTACCTGGCCGGCGACGTGCTGGACCGCCGCCAGCCCGAGCTGCTCGCGGCGGTCACGCCCCGCCGCTGA
- a CDS encoding solute symporter family protein, which yields MNTVLAAEAGDTTARNLTITLFLIFVAITLAITVWASRQTKTATDFYAGGRSFSGFQNGMAIGGDYMSAASFLGIAGIIALYGYDGFLYSIGFLVAWLVALLLVAELLRNSGRYTMADVLAFRMRQRPVRTAAAVSTITVSIFYLLAQMVGAGALVALLLGIKPGTTFLGMNADTAKVATIILVGALMIIYVTVGGMKGTTYVQIVKAFLLMSGAIVMTLLVLAHYKFNLSTLLGDAAAASGKGDNFLKPGLRYGVEAPGDALKTFYSKMDLLSLGIALVLGTAGLPHILIRFYTVPTAKAARKSVLWAIGIIGTFYLLTLALGFGAAAMVGGTAITAQDKAGNTAAPQLAEALGIKFLGGDLGGAALLAIIAAVAFATILAVVAGLTLASSSSLAHDFYANVIKGGQASERQEVNVARISALVIGAISIVLSIYAQSLNVAFLVALAFAVAASGNLPAILYSLFWKRFNTSGAVWAIYGGLLAAVVLVFFSPVVSGAPTAMFPKHDWHWFPLSNPGIISIPFGFLCGWIGTLISKEHDEEKYAELEVRALTGAGAH from the coding sequence ATGAACACGGTCCTCGCGGCTGAGGCGGGCGACACCACCGCCCGGAACCTCACCATCACGCTGTTCCTGATCTTCGTTGCGATCACCCTGGCCATCACCGTGTGGGCCAGCCGGCAGACCAAGACCGCCACCGACTTCTACGCCGGCGGGCGCTCCTTCTCCGGCTTCCAGAACGGCATGGCGATCGGCGGCGACTACATGTCGGCCGCGTCCTTCCTCGGCATCGCGGGCATCATCGCCCTCTACGGCTACGACGGCTTCCTCTACTCGATCGGCTTCCTGGTCGCCTGGCTGGTGGCGTTGCTGCTGGTCGCGGAACTGCTGCGCAACTCCGGCCGCTACACGATGGCCGACGTGCTGGCGTTCCGGATGCGCCAGCGCCCGGTGCGGACGGCGGCCGCGGTCTCCACCATCACCGTGTCGATCTTCTACCTGCTGGCCCAGATGGTCGGCGCGGGCGCGCTGGTCGCGCTGCTGCTCGGCATCAAGCCGGGCACCACCTTCCTCGGCATGAACGCCGACACCGCCAAGGTCGCCACGATCATCCTGGTCGGCGCCCTGATGATCATCTACGTCACCGTGGGCGGCATGAAGGGCACCACGTACGTCCAGATCGTCAAGGCCTTCCTGCTGATGAGCGGCGCGATCGTGATGACCCTGCTGGTGCTGGCGCACTACAAGTTCAACCTCTCCACGCTGCTCGGCGACGCGGCGGCGGCATCGGGCAAGGGAGACAACTTCCTCAAGCCCGGGCTTCGGTACGGCGTGGAAGCGCCGGGCGACGCGCTGAAGACCTTCTACAGCAAGATGGACCTGCTCTCGCTCGGCATCGCCCTGGTGCTCGGCACGGCCGGTCTGCCGCACATCCTGATCCGCTTCTACACCGTCCCGACGGCGAAGGCGGCCCGCAAGAGCGTGCTCTGGGCGATCGGCATCATCGGTACGTTCTACCTGCTCACCCTGGCGCTCGGCTTCGGCGCGGCGGCAATGGTGGGCGGCACGGCGATCACCGCTCAGGACAAGGCAGGGAACACCGCGGCGCCGCAACTGGCCGAGGCGCTGGGCATCAAGTTCCTCGGCGGCGATCTGGGCGGGGCTGCCCTGCTGGCGATCATCGCGGCGGTGGCCTTCGCCACCATCCTGGCGGTGGTCGCCGGGCTGACCCTGGCGTCCTCGTCCAGCCTGGCGCACGACTTCTACGCCAACGTGATCAAGGGCGGGCAGGCGTCCGAGCGGCAGGAGGTGAACGTCGCCCGGATCTCGGCCCTGGTGATCGGCGCGATCTCGATCGTGCTGTCGATCTACGCGCAGAGCCTTAACGTGGCCTTCCTGGTGGCCCTGGCCTTCGCGGTGGCCGCCTCGGGCAACCTGCCGGCGATCCTCTACAGCCTGTTCTGGAAGCGGTTCAACACCTCGGGCGCGGTCTGGGCGATCTACGGAGGCCTGCTGGCCGCCGTGGTGCTGGTCTTCTTCTCCCCGGTGGTCTCCGGGGCACCGACGGCCATGTTCCCGAAGCACGACTGGCACTGGTTCCCGCTGTCCAACCCAGGCATCATCTCCATCCCGTTCGGCTTCCTCTGCGGCTGGATCGGCACGCTGATCTCGAAGGAGCACGACGAGGAGAAGTACGCCGAGCTGGAGGTGCGGGCGCTCACCGGCGCGGGCGCACACTGA
- a CDS encoding LCP family protein, whose amino-acid sequence MPVQTSGRPQSQDHAPSRSSPAIPSQPGSGGGTRGAAKKRSRRKDPLWARLTLIFGAVLMMTSGLAIVGSKAVIGQATGSIDQGNLLGEAGKTDAEGGNSLDGPIDMLLLGVDARERWAADDVRSDSIIILHIPATHDQAYLISIPRDTEAQIPPFKKSGYRGGTDKINAAFQAGARNGGGWEGGAQLMAKTIKNMTGISFDGAAIINFGGFKNVIDALGTVRICVSHEVKSHHMSMVDGKPMWNAEAKKTGKPYTPVVHKKGCREMEGWEALDYSRQRYGLPKGDYDRQQNQQQLIKAMARKATQDGTLTNPIKLNRLIKAAGKAFILDTGGVPIEDFIFTMKGVTGNDLTMLRTNGGTFNSNGSGKEALNPLTMEMFTAVKDDKLAEFVFANPSVLSTRK is encoded by the coding sequence ATGCCGGTTCAGACCAGCGGTCGCCCTCAGTCACAGGATCACGCACCAAGCCGGTCCTCGCCGGCCATTCCGTCGCAGCCGGGTAGCGGCGGCGGCACGCGCGGTGCCGCGAAGAAGCGGAGCCGTCGCAAGGACCCGCTCTGGGCCCGACTCACGTTGATCTTCGGCGCGGTGCTGATGATGACCAGTGGCCTCGCCATCGTCGGCAGCAAGGCGGTGATCGGCCAGGCCACCGGCAGCATCGACCAGGGCAACCTGCTCGGCGAGGCGGGCAAGACCGACGCCGAGGGCGGCAACAGCCTGGACGGCCCGATCGACATGCTGCTGCTCGGCGTCGACGCCCGGGAGCGCTGGGCCGCCGACGACGTCCGCTCGGACAGCATCATCATCCTGCACATCCCGGCGACTCACGATCAGGCGTACCTGATCTCGATCCCCCGGGACACCGAGGCGCAGATCCCGCCCTTCAAGAAGAGCGGCTACCGGGGCGGCACCGACAAGATCAACGCAGCGTTCCAGGCGGGCGCCCGCAACGGCGGCGGCTGGGAGGGCGGCGCCCAGCTGATGGCCAAGACCATCAAGAACATGACCGGGATCAGCTTCGACGGCGCGGCGATCATCAACTTCGGCGGTTTCAAGAACGTCATCGACGCCCTCGGCACCGTCCGGATCTGCGTCAGCCACGAGGTCAAGTCGCACCACATGTCCATGGTCGACGGCAAGCCGATGTGGAACGCGGAGGCCAAGAAGACCGGCAAGCCGTACACCCCGGTGGTGCACAAGAAGGGCTGCCGGGAGATGGAGGGCTGGGAGGCCCTCGACTACTCCCGCCAGCGGTACGGCCTGCCGAAGGGCGACTACGACCGCCAGCAGAACCAGCAGCAGCTGATCAAGGCGATGGCCAGGAAGGCGACCCAGGACGGCACGCTGACCAACCCGATCAAGCTCAACCGGCTGATCAAGGCGGCCGGCAAGGCCTTCATCCTGGACACCGGCGGCGTGCCGATCGAGGACTTCATCTTCACGATGAAGGGCGTCACCGGCAACGACCTGACCATGCTGCGCACCAACGGCGGCACCTTCAACTCGAACGGCAGCGGCAAGGAAGCCCTCAACCCGCTGACCATGGAGATGTTCACGGCGGTCAAGGACGACAAGCTCGCCGAGTTCGTCTTCGCGAACCCGAGCGTCCTCTCCACCCGGAAATGA
- a CDS encoding catalase yields the protein MVATRNRAAVAEEELSEPLPARLVQDMHAVFGEHHARAVNTKGMIVRGGFAPSAEARELCRAQLFRESMVPVVARFSNFAGFPNIADNASLANPRGFAVKFLISDGSNLDIVNHSVNDFPVSSITELSELMQAAARSGGQPTPGSELDVFFENNPRVKNFLTKPTRAPRSWATISYYSINAVQFTNQRGENCFVRYQFVPAAGEQIVPIEEEGRLSPDYLFEEISERLAAGPVRFTWYAQVAEDSDAIDDPATAWPDDRRRVPLGTITIDQLGPNSPEADRALVFLPGSLPPGIEVADPMLTFRNAAYPYSFAERNR from the coding sequence ATGGTTGCCACCAGAAACCGGGCCGCCGTCGCGGAGGAAGAACTCTCCGAGCCGCTCCCGGCCCGGCTGGTCCAGGACATGCACGCCGTGTTCGGTGAGCACCACGCCCGCGCGGTGAACACGAAGGGGATGATCGTGCGGGGTGGCTTCGCGCCGAGCGCCGAGGCCCGCGAGCTGTGCCGGGCGCAGCTCTTCCGCGAGTCCATGGTGCCGGTGGTCGCCCGCTTCTCGAACTTCGCCGGTTTTCCGAACATCGCGGACAATGCCTCGCTGGCGAATCCGCGGGGGTTCGCCGTCAAGTTCCTGATCTCCGACGGATCCAACCTGGACATCGTCAACCACAGCGTCAACGACTTCCCCGTCTCGAGCATCACCGAGCTGAGCGAACTCATGCAGGCGGCCGCGCGTAGTGGTGGCCAGCCGACTCCCGGCTCCGAGCTGGACGTGTTCTTCGAGAACAATCCGAGGGTGAAGAATTTTCTGACCAAGCCGACCCGGGCGCCGCGGAGCTGGGCGACCATCTCCTACTACTCGATCAACGCGGTGCAGTTCACCAACCAGCGGGGTGAGAACTGCTTCGTCCGCTACCAGTTCGTCCCAGCGGCGGGCGAGCAGATCGTGCCCATTGAGGAAGAGGGGCGCCTGTCACCGGACTACCTGTTCGAGGAGATCAGCGAGCGCCTGGCGGCGGGCCCCGTCCGGTTCACCTGGTACGCACAGGTCGCCGAGGACTCCGACGCGATCGACGACCCCGCCACCGCCTGGCCGGACGACCGACGGCGGGTCCCGCTCGGCACCATCACCATCGACCAGCTCGGGCCGAACAGCCCCGAGGCGGACCGGGCGCTGGTCTTCCTGCCGGGCTCGCTGCCGCCGGGCATCGAGGTCGCCGACCCGATGCTCACCTTCCGCAACGCGGCCTACCCGTATTCCTTCGCCGAACGCAACCGGTGA
- a CDS encoding DUF485 domain-containing protein: protein MSTDTPASASATPASERYLAVQRSDEFAGLRRALRGFVFPMTVAFFLWYALYVILSAYARGFMGTKLFGNINVALVFGLLQFVSTFLIAWFYSRFADRKIDPVADRIRAEIGEVTHEHGPRG, encoded by the coding sequence ATGTCCACGGACACACCCGCGTCCGCGTCGGCCACCCCGGCGTCCGAGCGGTACCTCGCCGTACAACGGTCGGACGAGTTTGCCGGGTTGCGGCGCGCGCTGCGCGGCTTCGTGTTCCCGATGACCGTCGCGTTCTTCCTGTGGTACGCGCTCTACGTCATCCTCTCCGCGTACGCTCGGGGCTTCATGGGCACGAAGCTCTTCGGCAACATCAACGTCGCGCTCGTCTTCGGCCTGCTCCAGTTCGTCTCGACGTTCCTGATCGCCTGGTTCTACTCCCGGTTCGCCGACCGGAAGATCGACCCGGTCGCCGACCGGATCCGCGCCGAGATCGGGGAGGTGACCCATGAACACGGTCCTCGCGGCTGA
- a CDS encoding ABC transporter ATP-binding protein: protein MTGEQPALALRGLVKRFDTKVAVAGVDLDVPAGSFYGLLGPNGAGKTTTLSMAVGLLRPDAGQARVLGYDVWTDPVWAKGLLGVMPDGVRLFDRLSGAELLAYHGLLRGMDPAVVDQRAAELLDVLALTDAGRTLVVDYSAGMKKKIGLACALLHGPRLLVLDEPFEAVDPVSAALIRDILHRYVVGGGTVVFSSHVMEVVERLCSHVAILADGMIKRVGTLDQVRGARSLEEVFVEVVGGRTATGEELSWLSR, encoded by the coding sequence ATGACTGGAGAGCAGCCGGCGCTCGCGTTGCGCGGCCTGGTCAAGCGGTTCGACACCAAGGTGGCCGTCGCCGGGGTCGACCTGGACGTGCCGGCCGGCTCGTTCTACGGGCTGCTCGGCCCGAACGGGGCCGGCAAGACCACCACCCTGTCGATGGCCGTCGGCCTGCTTCGGCCCGACGCCGGCCAGGCCCGGGTGCTCGGGTACGACGTCTGGACCGACCCGGTCTGGGCCAAGGGTTTGCTCGGCGTGATGCCGGACGGCGTACGCCTCTTCGACCGGCTCAGCGGGGCGGAACTGCTGGCGTACCACGGTCTGCTGCGCGGCATGGACCCGGCGGTGGTCGACCAGCGGGCGGCGGAACTGCTCGACGTGCTGGCGCTCACCGACGCCGGCCGGACCCTGGTGGTGGACTACTCGGCCGGCATGAAGAAGAAGATCGGGCTGGCCTGCGCGCTGCTGCACGGCCCGCGGCTGCTGGTGCTGGACGAGCCGTTCGAGGCGGTCGACCCGGTCTCGGCGGCGCTGATCCGCGACATCCTGCACCGGTACGTCGTGGGCGGCGGCACGGTGGTCTTCTCCAGCCACGTGATGGAGGTGGTCGAGCGGCTCTGCTCGCACGTGGCGATCCTGGCCGACGGGATGATCAAGCGGGTCGGCACGCTCGACCAGGTGCGCGGCGCCCGTTCCCTGGAGGAGGTCTTCGTCGAGGTGGTCGGCGGGCGGACCGCGACGGGCGAGGAGCTGTCGTGGCTGTCGCGGTGA
- a CDS encoding LCP family protein, protein MSATTSADLPLPYLHRSAGRAQVPRPDRGSAGRGRATEAQWYPSYEEQPRSGGPGGPGGPSGPGGPGGGGGGPGRRGPRPRWGRIGLVAGVAVLVLALLGAGGAWFYARNLNDDLARTDPFSEITAGRPTKTVDGALNILLVGSDSRDPDAPVETAGKWRADTVIVMHVPADHKHAYLVSIPRDLYVPIPESAGAACDSGQRAKINAAFAFGGLPLAVRTVECFTDVRIDHVMAIDFAGFKQVTDALGGVDLKVERTITSIHKPYRTFTEGVNHMDGAEALDWIRQRKQFPEGDFARMRHQQEFLRALLDKAASTGTLTNPKKLNDFLRATTDAVTVDQGFSLVDMAMQFRSLRGADLTFLTSPNLGSDMINGESVVVSDREKALAMYQAMSADTMADWVKANQQTDGAQSGG, encoded by the coding sequence ATGTCAGCGACCACGTCTGCCGACCTTCCCCTCCCGTACCTGCATCGGAGCGCGGGTCGCGCCCAGGTCCCCCGTCCCGACCGGGGTTCCGCCGGGCGCGGCCGCGCCACCGAGGCCCAGTGGTACCCGTCGTACGAGGAGCAGCCGCGTTCCGGCGGGCCCGGCGGCCCCGGTGGGCCCTCCGGCCCGGGCGGACCGGGCGGCGGTGGCGGCGGGCCGGGCCGGCGCGGCCCGCGACCGCGCTGGGGCCGGATCGGCCTGGTGGCCGGCGTGGCGGTGCTGGTGCTCGCGCTGCTCGGCGCGGGCGGTGCCTGGTTCTACGCCCGCAACCTCAACGACGACCTGGCCCGGACCGACCCGTTCTCGGAGATCACTGCGGGCCGGCCGACCAAGACGGTCGACGGTGCGCTGAACATCCTGCTGGTCGGCAGCGACTCCCGGGACCCGGACGCGCCGGTGGAGACCGCCGGCAAGTGGCGGGCGGACACGGTGATCGTGATGCACGTCCCGGCCGACCACAAGCACGCCTACCTGGTCTCCATCCCGCGCGACCTCTACGTGCCGATCCCGGAGAGCGCCGGCGCGGCCTGCGACTCCGGCCAGCGCGCGAAGATCAATGCAGCCTTCGCGTTCGGCGGCCTGCCGCTCGCGGTGCGGACCGTGGAGTGCTTCACCGACGTCCGGATCGACCACGTCATGGCGATCGACTTCGCCGGGTTCAAGCAGGTCACCGACGCCCTGGGCGGGGTGGACCTGAAGGTCGAGCGGACCATCACCTCGATCCACAAGCCCTACCGGACGTTCACCGAGGGCGTGAACCACATGGACGGCGCGGAGGCGCTGGACTGGATCCGGCAGCGCAAGCAGTTCCCCGAGGGCGACTTCGCCCGGATGCGGCACCAGCAGGAGTTCCTCCGGGCGCTGCTGGACAAGGCCGCCAGCACCGGCACGCTGACCAACCCGAAGAAGCTGAACGACTTCCTCCGGGCCACGACCGACGCGGTCACCGTCGACCAGGGATTCTCGCTGGTCGACATGGCGATGCAGTTCCGCAGCCTGCGCGGTGCGGACCTGACCTTCCTCACCAGCCCCAACCTCGGCAGCGACATGATCAACGGCGAGTCGGTGGTGGTCTCCGACCGGGAGAAGGCGCTGGCGATGTACCAGGCGATGTCGGCGGACACGATGGCCGACTGGGTGAAGGCCAACCAGCAGACCGACGGGGCGCAGAGCGGCGGCTGA